One part of the Rutidosis leptorrhynchoides isolate AG116_Rl617_1_P2 chromosome 1, CSIRO_AGI_Rlap_v1, whole genome shotgun sequence genome encodes these proteins:
- the LOC139841974 gene encoding uncharacterized protein yields the protein MKIISFNIRGFCIGTKYDKSGWIRNLIAKERPSFLVLQETRLNVVDDRWVYSIWGSAECDFIQKEKTGNSGGQLLIWDKNCFDAVNVTRIDCVIGISGVWKLNSKAINVFNIYGPHDDQSKVKLWNDLSIIIDGCEEAFVLCGDFNEVRCKEDRFNCDFIEYRARRFNDFIEDNSLIEIPMGGRNFTRVSDDGVKFSKLDRFLVNEKFLLK from the coding sequence ATGAAGATAATTTCATTCAATATCAGAGGGTTTTGTATCGGGACTAAATATGATAAATCGGGGTGGATTAGGAATCTTATTGCTAAGGAACGACCTAGCTTTTTAGTGTTACAGGAGACTAGGTTAAACGTGGTAGATGACAGATGGGTGTACTCAATTTGGGGATCTGCTGAGTGTGACTTTATCCAAAAAGAAAAGACTGGGAATTCGGGGGGTCAACTTCTGATTTGGGACAAGAATTGCTTCGATGCTGTTAATGTTACTAGGATTGATTGCGTTATAGGTATTAGCGGGGTGTGGAAACTCAATTCGAAAGCCATTAATGTGTTCAACATCTATGGGCCTCATGACGATCAAAGTAAAGTTAAGTTATGGAATGACTTATCAATCATTATTGATGGTTGTGAAGAAGCGTTTGTACTCTGTGGGGATTTCAATGAAGTTAGATGTAAAGAGGATAGGTTTAACTGTGATTTTATCGAATATAGGGCTAGAAGGTTCAACGATTTTATTGAAGATAATAGCTTGATTGAAATACCGATGGGTGGACGAAACTTCACTAGGGTTAGTGATGATGGTGTGAAATTTAGTAAGTTAGATCGTTTTTTGGTTAATGAAAAATTTCTCCTTAAGTGA